The Sorangiineae bacterium MSr11367 genome window below encodes:
- a CDS encoding HEAT repeat domain-containing protein has product MALESAPSLLSRLADPDASIRQLALIELEWISLDDAGDVVLEAIVAKVRDPDPTVRSLAVARLEDLGDARAVPALVGALEDEDEKVRETALTALREFRTEAGAAALLPGIEHPNAQVREAVIIALREHRDPRAVEPLLRATADEAPRVRREAVVTLAYLRRPESVSALRARLRDSEASVRKVAIGALDFFNAPALVPDFIESLRDDDWQVRREAAIVLGRSKVTPPILAIPALLEALEDRYWQVRKEAILSLGKLGATVASGALIALLHDDTPDIRKAAAQSLGELRARGAAPTLTRLANDADAEVRKAARHALGLLLVLVVFVLGGCKRSEGEKPQDVIRVSIGVQDSTISCATGGILVRELGLLDKYLPKTGRYANTKYEVEWKSFTSGPPITTDMVAGKIDIGLMGDFPSVANADAFRKLGKHSYYTAIIAGSVEGSGNAVLVPADSPVTSLSELKGKQISVPFGSSAHGTLVRALRDLGWDPDKDVTLVSQAPEVGGSALRGHKIDAHADFVPYSELFPFRKYARKIYDGGTAHVPTSVGVVVRDEFADRYPEVLVGYLRATLEADRLFTEDPEKYSELVQKVSGVDAEVVYMFQGPLGIQTRDYTLKPEYRKGLETAVATLALLKKDLNVDVNAFVVDRFIRQAAKESGLDYDARIGNYAPLPVTGIEATDPKLVAQIWVKDEPKVRAYATLGAALGALSELAASGKATRAFYVHDRNTGSKLFADFAYFVRAGSDVSAFLLKNDAETWSRSHGGAPVVGLDELRTKPLQAVAK; this is encoded by the coding sequence ATGGCTCTCGAATCCGCGCCGTCTTTATTGTCCCGATTGGCGGATCCCGACGCGAGCATCCGCCAACTCGCGCTCATCGAGCTCGAATGGATCTCGTTGGACGATGCAGGGGACGTGGTCCTCGAAGCCATCGTCGCCAAGGTGCGCGATCCGGATCCCACGGTGCGTTCGCTCGCCGTGGCGCGCCTGGAAGATCTGGGCGATGCACGCGCGGTGCCGGCGCTGGTCGGCGCGCTGGAGGACGAGGACGAAAAGGTGCGTGAGACCGCCCTCACCGCGCTGCGGGAGTTTCGCACCGAGGCGGGCGCCGCGGCGCTGCTTCCGGGCATCGAGCACCCCAATGCGCAGGTGCGCGAGGCCGTGATCATCGCGCTGCGCGAGCACCGGGATCCGCGCGCCGTCGAGCCACTGCTGCGTGCGACGGCCGACGAGGCCCCGCGCGTGCGCCGCGAGGCGGTGGTGACCTTGGCGTACCTGCGCCGGCCCGAGTCCGTGTCCGCCCTGCGCGCGAGGCTGCGCGATTCCGAGGCATCCGTGCGCAAAGTGGCCATCGGCGCGCTCGATTTTTTCAATGCGCCCGCGCTGGTGCCGGACTTCATCGAGTCCCTGCGCGACGACGATTGGCAAGTGCGGCGTGAGGCGGCCATCGTCCTGGGCCGCTCCAAGGTCACGCCCCCCATCCTTGCCATCCCCGCCTTGCTCGAGGCCCTGGAAGATCGCTATTGGCAGGTGCGCAAAGAGGCCATCCTGAGCCTGGGCAAGCTCGGTGCGACGGTGGCCTCGGGCGCGCTCATCGCGCTGCTCCACGACGACACGCCCGACATTCGCAAGGCGGCCGCGCAATCCTTGGGCGAACTCCGGGCCCGCGGCGCCGCCCCCACCTTGACCCGCCTCGCCAACGACGCGGACGCCGAAGTGCGCAAGGCCGCGCGGCACGCGCTCGGGTTGCTGCTGGTGCTGGTGGTGTTCGTCCTCGGCGGCTGCAAACGCAGCGAAGGCGAAAAGCCGCAGGACGTGATTCGCGTTTCCATCGGGGTCCAGGACAGCACCATCAGCTGCGCCACCGGCGGCATTCTCGTGCGCGAGCTCGGTCTTCTGGACAAATACCTGCCCAAGACGGGCCGCTACGCGAATACCAAATACGAGGTGGAGTGGAAGAGCTTCACGTCGGGCCCGCCCATCACCACCGACATGGTCGCGGGCAAAATCGATATCGGTCTGATGGGCGACTTTCCATCCGTGGCCAATGCCGATGCCTTTCGCAAGCTGGGAAAGCACAGCTATTACACCGCCATCATCGCCGGCAGCGTGGAGGGCAGCGGCAATGCCGTATTGGTCCCCGCCGATTCCCCGGTGACCAGCCTGAGTGAGCTCAAAGGCAAACAGATCTCCGTCCCCTTCGGCTCCTCGGCCCACGGCACCCTGGTGAGGGCCTTGCGCGATCTCGGGTGGGATCCCGACAAAGACGTGACCCTGGTCTCGCAAGCCCCCGAGGTGGGCGGCTCCGCCCTGCGCGGCCACAAGATCGACGCGCACGCGGATTTCGTGCCCTACAGCGAGCTTTTCCCCTTCCGAAAATACGCGCGCAAGATCTACGACGGCGGCACGGCCCATGTCCCGACGTCCGTCGGCGTGGTGGTCCGCGACGAATTCGCCGATCGCTACCCGGAGGTCCTCGTCGGCTACCTCCGCGCAACCCTGGAGGCCGATCGCCTCTTCACCGAAGACCCCGAGAAGTACAGCGAGCTCGTGCAAAAGGTGTCGGGGGTGGACGCCGAAGTCGTTTACATGTTCCAAGGCCCATTGGGCATTCAGACCCGCGATTACACGCTCAAACCGGAATACCGCAAAGGCCTGGAAACCGCCGTTGCGACGCTCGCGCTTCTGAAAAAAGACTTGAACGTCGACGTGAACGCCTTCGTCGTCGACCGCTTCATCCGCCAGGCCGCCAAAGAATCGGGCCTCGACTACGACGCGCGCATTGGCAACTACGCGCCCCTGCCCGTCACCGGCATCGAGGCCACCGATCCCAAGCTCGTCGCCCAGATCTGGGTCAAGGACGAACCCAAGGTCCGCGCCTACGCCACCCTCGGTGCGGCGCTTGGCGCACTCTCCGAGCTCGCCGCGTCCGGCAAAGCGACCCGCGCCTTCTACGTCCACGACCGCAACACCGGCTCGAAGCTTTTCGCGGACTTCGCCTATTTCGTGCGGGCCGGAAGCGACGTTTCCGCCTTCCTCCTCAAGAACGATGCCGAAACCTGGTCCCGCAGCCATGGCGGCGCACCCGTCGTCGGGTTGGACGAACTCCGCACCAAACCGCTCCAGGCCGTCGCCAAGTAG
- a CDS encoding ABC transporter ATP-binding protein encodes MSAREHDLAGARVQFQNATLAFGHGTRRIETVHDLTLDIAPAEFFCIVGPSGCGKSTLLKAIAGYHRPERGEVLVDGRPSKEPGPDRGMVSQQHTLFPWRTALDNVAFGPKMRGIPAPERQEAAARLLGEMGLSGFERSYPSQLSGGMQQRVEIARALINEPKVLLLDEPFSALDAETRRVMQELVLSIWQTRKLTVVFVTHDIDEAMFLADRILVLSRRPSEVRADLPVAYERPRTLDIAASADFVAIKRRCLELVREGSSGGKFALG; translated from the coding sequence ATGAGCGCACGTGAGCACGACCTGGCCGGGGCCCGCGTCCAATTCCAAAATGCCACCCTGGCCTTCGGCCACGGCACGCGCCGCATCGAGACGGTGCACGACCTCACCTTGGACATCGCCCCGGCCGAGTTCTTTTGCATCGTCGGCCCCTCGGGTTGCGGCAAGTCCACGTTGCTCAAGGCCATCGCCGGCTACCACCGCCCCGAGCGCGGGGAGGTCCTCGTCGACGGCCGCCCCTCGAAGGAGCCCGGCCCCGACCGCGGCATGGTGTCGCAGCAGCACACGCTCTTTCCCTGGCGCACGGCCTTGGACAACGTCGCCTTCGGCCCGAAGATGCGCGGCATCCCTGCCCCCGAGCGACAAGAGGCCGCCGCGCGCCTCCTTGGAGAAATGGGCCTTTCCGGCTTCGAGCGGAGCTACCCGTCGCAGCTCTCCGGCGGCATGCAGCAGCGCGTGGAGATCGCACGCGCGCTGATCAACGAGCCCAAGGTCCTTCTCCTCGACGAGCCGTTCAGCGCCCTCGATGCCGAAACGCGGCGGGTGATGCAGGAGCTCGTGCTCTCCATCTGGCAGACGCGCAAGCTCACCGTCGTCTTCGTCACGCACGACATCGACGAGGCCATGTTCCTCGCCGATCGCATCCTCGTCCTGAGCCGCCGCCCCAGCGAGGTCCGCGCCGATCTCCCCGTCGCCTACGAAAGGCCGCGGACCCTCGACATCGCCGCCTCGGCGGACTTCGTGGCGATCAAGCGGCGTTGCTTGGAGCTCGTCCGCGAAGGCTCTAGCGGAGGAAAATTCGCTTTAGGTTAG
- a CDS encoding ABC transporter permease encodes MNRRPLVRVASVLAAIVLWQIVSSRHVDARFINFGNVPAPTDVAQATWAFLQSPKVFHHFKNSILRVFTGFGLATVIGIALGVAVGRSKRIADIVLPTIETLRPIPAVAWIPLAILMFPTTEGSILFITFIGALFPIVLNTIHGIEALDPRLVLASRSLGAKTWSVLREIVLPGALPSIVTGLRLGMGASWLCLVTAEMIAGQYGIGYYTWESYNLQRYPDIVVGMLFIGVFGMVSSALINRLGMWLMPWYRPSEGTT; translated from the coding sequence ATGAACCGCCGCCCCCTCGTCCGAGTCGCCTCCGTCCTCGCGGCCATCGTCCTATGGCAAATCGTCTCCTCCCGGCACGTCGATGCGCGCTTCATCAACTTCGGCAATGTGCCCGCCCCCACCGACGTGGCGCAGGCCACCTGGGCCTTTTTGCAATCGCCGAAGGTATTTCACCATTTCAAAAATAGCATTTTGCGCGTCTTCACCGGATTTGGCCTGGCCACGGTCATCGGCATTGCCCTGGGCGTCGCCGTGGGCCGGTCCAAGCGGATCGCGGACATCGTCCTTCCCACCATCGAGACCCTGCGCCCCATTCCGGCGGTCGCCTGGATCCCCCTGGCGATCCTCATGTTTCCCACCACCGAGGGCAGCATCCTCTTCATTACCTTCATCGGGGCGCTCTTCCCCATCGTTTTGAACACGATCCACGGCATCGAAGCCCTCGATCCGCGTCTCGTCCTCGCCTCGCGCAGCTTGGGCGCCAAAACGTGGAGCGTCCTGCGCGAAATCGTCCTTCCGGGTGCGCTGCCCAGCATCGTCACGGGCCTGCGCCTCGGCATGGGCGCCTCGTGGCTTTGCCTGGTCACCGCGGAGATGATCGCGGGCCAATACGGCATTGGCTACTACACGTGGGAGTCGTACAACCTGCAGCGCTATCCCGATATCGTGGTGGGAATGCTCTTCATAGGCGTCTTCGGCATGGTGAGCAGTGCGCTCATCAACCGGCTCGGCATGTGGCTCATGCCCTGGTACCGCCCCAGCGAGGGAACGACATGA